From the Deinococcus radiophilus genome, one window contains:
- a CDS encoding MFS transporter, with protein sequence MPERSSPLSPPPAEPAAGLSGWAQRTFSALGHPLFRRYWLSQLFSLIGTWMQTTAQQYLVLELTGGSAAALGWVTAAQFMPSLLISLFAGAVVDRAPRRRVLLLTQTGFLITAAVLAVSTHLEVVTLPLVLGLAFLHGIAQAFDMPARQSIVVDLVPKSGVANAIALNSLSFNVSRTTGQALFGIVVAAGVALLAGGNPDALSRLAFPFYLNVASFFLVMYVIATLPFPPREVAPRGNMLGQIADGLRYVRGNGDVSSVMWLVGLLSLTVINFNIIIPYFAREVFGAREAAFGLMSAVFGAGAVGGALSQASRPDPVRFLRLGSIILIIATTLFAWVPGPEWGLPLLALAGFGMLSFLVSANSTVQLIIPDALRGRVMSLYSFVLVGMGPPSAILVSYLISKDGPLETHWSLTLIAALATLGLGALWRRLPRGLPD encoded by the coding sequence GTGCCTGAACGCTCCTCTCCCCTCAGTCCTCCACCTGCCGAGCCAGCCGCAGGGCTGAGTGGATGGGCGCAACGAACTTTCAGTGCCCTGGGGCACCCGCTGTTTCGGCGTTACTGGCTGTCGCAATTGTTCAGCTTGATCGGTACCTGGATGCAGACCACCGCCCAGCAGTATCTGGTGCTGGAACTGACTGGCGGCAGTGCGGCGGCGCTGGGCTGGGTCACGGCGGCCCAGTTCATGCCCAGCCTCTTGATCTCGCTGTTCGCAGGCGCGGTGGTGGACCGTGCCCCGCGCCGCCGCGTGCTGCTGCTGACGCAGACCGGCTTTTTGATCACGGCGGCGGTGCTGGCCGTCAGCACCCACCTGGAAGTGGTCACGCTGCCGCTGGTGCTGGGGCTGGCCTTCTTGCACGGCATCGCCCAGGCGTTCGACATGCCCGCCCGTCAGAGCATCGTGGTGGACCTGGTGCCCAAATCCGGCGTGGCCAACGCGATTGCCCTCAATAGCCTGTCGTTCAACGTGAGCCGCACCACTGGGCAGGCGCTGTTCGGGATCGTGGTGGCAGCGGGGGTGGCGCTGCTGGCCGGGGGCAATCCTGACGCCCTCTCGCGGCTGGCCTTTCCCTTTTATCTGAATGTCGCGTCGTTTTTTCTGGTGATGTATGTGATCGCCACCCTGCCCTTTCCGCCCCGCGAAGTGGCCCCACGCGGCAACATGCTGGGCCAGATCGCCGACGGCCTGCGCTACGTACGCGGCAACGGCGACGTGTCCAGCGTGATGTGGCTGGTGGGGCTGCTCAGCCTCACGGTGATCAACTTCAACATCATCATTCCCTACTTTGCCCGCGAGGTGTTCGGCGCACGCGAAGCCGCCTTTGGCCTGATGAGCGCCGTGTTCGGGGCCGGCGCGGTGGGCGGCGCACTTTCACAAGCCAGCCGCCCCGACCCGGTGCGCTTCTTGCGGCTGGGGTCCATCATCTTGATCATCGCCACCACCCTCTTTGCCTGGGTGCCGGGACCGGAGTGGGGCTTGCCGCTGCTGGCGCTGGCCGGCTTCGGGATGCTGAGCTTTCTGGTCAGCGCCAACAGCACCGTGCAGCTGATCATTCCCGACGCGCTGCGGGGCCGGGTGATGAGCCTCTATTCCTTCGTATTGGTGGGGATGGGTCCACCCAGCGCGATTCTGGTCAGTTACCTGATCTCCAAGGATGGGCCACTGGAGACTCACTGGAGCCTGACCCTGATCGCTGCACTGGCCACCCTCGGCCTGGGCGCGCTGTGGCGGCGACTTCCGCGTGGGCTGCCGGATTGA
- the map gene encoding type I methionyl aminopeptidase codes for MSLRRISIKKPREIETMRRAGALVADTFRLLDPYVKPGVTLAELDRLAEEHIRAAGAVPAYLGYGPKSNPFPATICASVNEVICHGIPDGRELKEGDIIGVDIGVLLDGYYGDACYTYTVGQVSPEVQGLVDTTREALQAGIATVRAGSRLGDVGAAIQELAEGRGYAVVEEYTGHGIGKQLHEDPTVFHRGVRHTGLKVEEGMVFTIEPMINLGAAPTELLADGWTVVTRDRRPSAQFEHTLAVTKKGADLLTL; via the coding sequence ATGAGCCTGAGACGAATCTCTATCAAAAAGCCACGTGAAATAGAGACCATGCGCCGGGCCGGGGCGCTGGTGGCCGATACTTTCCGGTTACTGGACCCCTATGTCAAGCCGGGCGTGACCCTGGCCGAGCTGGACCGTCTGGCCGAAGAGCACATCCGGGCGGCGGGCGCGGTGCCGGCTTACCTGGGCTACGGCCCCAAATCCAACCCCTTTCCTGCGACCATCTGTGCCAGCGTGAACGAAGTGATCTGTCACGGCATCCCTGACGGGCGCGAGCTGAAGGAGGGCGACATCATCGGGGTGGACATCGGGGTGCTGCTGGACGGCTACTACGGCGACGCCTGCTACACCTACACGGTGGGTCAGGTCAGCCCGGAGGTGCAGGGGCTGGTGGACACCACCCGTGAAGCCTTGCAGGCCGGTATCGCCACCGTGCGGGCCGGGTCGCGTTTGGGCGACGTCGGCGCGGCCATTCAGGAGCTGGCTGAGGGCCGGGGCTACGCGGTGGTAGAGGAATACACCGGGCACGGCATCGGCAAGCAGTTGCACGAGGACCCCACCGTCTTTCACCGGGGCGTGCGGCACACAGGCCTGAAGGTCGAAGAAGGCATGGTCTTTACCATCGAGCCGATGATCAATCTGGGCGCGGCCCCCACCGAGCTGCTGGCCGACGGTTGGACTGTGGTGACGCGGGACCGCCGCCCCTCGGCGCAGTTTGAACACACTCTGGCCGTGACCAAAAAAGGTGCGGACCTCCTGACGCTCTAA
- a CDS encoding AzlC family ABC transporter permease, with protein MSQPAAPCDDLSPGQQFRQGFLAMVPLWLGMMPFAVAYAVTARAAGLSVLETSLMSLTVFAGASQFAAAGMLGQGAAGLGIVAATFLLNVRHVLYGLSLSRQIPLSSGQRALAAQFLTDEAYGVVTVAGRQDPSRLTFAFLMGAQLSLYAVWNLFTLVGALAGEILPPPEQLGAGVIFPLAFLGLLVPLLTHRLPVLVALLSGLLAWGLAQLLPGGLVVLLAGVGGALLGAYWETRRASDAGPA; from the coding sequence ATGTCCCAGCCCGCTGCGCCCTGCGATGATCTCAGCCCTGGCCAACAGTTTCGTCAGGGCTTTCTGGCGATGGTGCCGCTGTGGTTGGGCATGATGCCGTTTGCTGTCGCCTACGCGGTCACGGCGCGGGCAGCGGGCCTCAGCGTGCTGGAAACCTCCCTGATGAGCCTGACCGTCTTTGCGGGGGCTTCACAGTTTGCGGCGGCGGGGATGCTGGGTCAGGGTGCTGCAGGCCTGGGCATTGTCGCGGCCACCTTTTTGTTGAATGTGCGCCACGTGCTGTATGGCCTGAGCCTGTCGCGCCAGATTCCGTTGTCGTCAGGGCAGCGAGCGCTGGCCGCTCAATTCCTGACCGACGAGGCTTATGGAGTAGTTACGGTGGCTGGGCGGCAAGACCCGTCGCGGCTGACGTTTGCCTTCCTGATGGGCGCACAGCTGAGCCTCTATGCCGTGTGGAATCTGTTTACGCTGGTCGGCGCGCTGGCCGGTGAAATCTTGCCTCCACCTGAACAGTTGGGCGCAGGGGTCATTTTCCCGCTGGCCTTTCTGGGTTTGCTGGTACCCCTGCTCACCCACCGCTTGCCGGTCCTGGTGGCGCTGCTGAGCGGCCTGCTGGCTTGGGGGCTGGCGCAGCTGCTGCCCGGCGGCCTGGTGGTGTTGCTGGCCGGGGTGGGCGGGGCGCTGCTCGGTGCCTACTGGGAAACGCGCCGTGCAAGTGATGCAGGCCCAGCGTGA
- a CDS encoding S8 family serine peptidase → MFSSRLRSRLILTASLPALLLGCGVFGPPKPDNCGGCMSEQAKTTLDLGYSETGQLATSFRGLWRIDDKPSWLTVSSYSGTGAKPLALSLGVNRNVGVPVAADRQEMTGTIKVSWQPPSGGDWLSAEWPVQAKRYSLSGQIKWPAVTGADAHSQADDARPADAGGSSQIIVKYRSAGVAQALGELGAQGLTVPQLSALSANERPLAQASAAVWQRAGVTEASAKLGDRTVVLSSEQPQVLLKALEADPAVEYAVPSARLSTQTVQAPADPQAEGQAALAQPVVPTDQYASLQWGYRTLGYGAVWRDMESGAYSRPVTVAVLDSGVRYDHPDLQGKLLTGDQGALDVLAYHAGSDTVAAYDNGDGDGPDRDPTDPPFPGRSAQSHGTHVSGIIAARWGEQAVSNPKWSRSGVVGASYRAPVSVLPVRVIDAKGGAEVSDVAAGIRYAAGQSVTLGDQTYRLAAPAQVINLSLGGPIGIKEAQPMCDAIAEARAAGVVVVAASGNYYNDVTVYPAACAGAIGVGSVTLSGASVPRHSEFSNRFAEVALSAPGGTGLGTTFNGGTLNGQPAPDQIFSTDWDYAVNEPRYTFQAGTSQAAPQVSALAALLLSKGVTTGPADTEQRMFGTATDLGAKGRDHFFGYGMINPAAALKAPAVSSGFGFSLQADDGRAYQPALNAEGRFTAYLGSGNYTVRAGRDRNGNALPGEAGETPVQASATLSEQKPEVTLPTLQVP, encoded by the coding sequence ATGTTTTCCAGTCGCTTGCGTTCTCGGCTGATCCTGACCGCCAGCCTTCCTGCTCTGCTGCTGGGCTGTGGTGTCTTTGGACCACCCAAACCGGACAACTGTGGCGGCTGCATGTCGGAGCAGGCCAAAACCACACTGGACCTGGGCTATTCCGAAACCGGGCAACTGGCTACGTCCTTTCGGGGGCTATGGCGGATTGACGACAAACCCAGCTGGCTGACTGTCTCCTCGTATTCGGGAACAGGCGCCAAGCCCCTGGCATTGAGCCTGGGTGTGAACCGTAATGTGGGCGTGCCGGTCGCGGCTGACCGCCAGGAGATGACCGGCACCATCAAGGTCAGCTGGCAGCCCCCCAGCGGTGGCGACTGGCTGAGCGCCGAGTGGCCGGTGCAGGCCAAACGCTACTCGCTGAGCGGCCAGATCAAGTGGCCTGCCGTCACTGGTGCTGACGCCCATTCCCAGGCAGATGACGCCCGCCCGGCTGACGCTGGCGGGAGCAGCCAGATCATCGTCAAGTACCGCAGTGCAGGGGTGGCTCAGGCCCTGGGCGAGCTTGGAGCTCAGGGCCTGACCGTGCCTCAGTTGAGTGCCCTAAGCGCAAACGAGCGTCCATTGGCCCAGGCTTCGGCTGCTGTCTGGCAACGGGCAGGCGTGACCGAGGCCAGCGCGAAATTAGGGGACCGCACCGTGGTCCTGAGCAGTGAGCAGCCGCAGGTCCTCCTCAAGGCGCTTGAGGCCGATCCCGCCGTGGAATACGCCGTGCCCAGCGCCCGACTCAGCACCCAGACGGTTCAGGCACCCGCAGATCCGCAGGCAGAAGGACAAGCTGCCCTGGCCCAGCCTGTCGTGCCGACCGACCAGTACGCCTCGTTGCAGTGGGGCTACCGCACCCTGGGCTACGGCGCTGTCTGGCGGGATATGGAGTCGGGCGCTTACAGCCGCCCGGTCACGGTGGCTGTTCTGGATAGCGGTGTGCGCTACGACCACCCCGATCTCCAGGGCAAGTTGCTTACTGGGGATCAGGGCGCGTTGGATGTGCTGGCCTATCATGCGGGTAGCGATACGGTCGCTGCCTACGACAATGGCGACGGAGATGGTCCAGACCGTGATCCCACGGATCCGCCCTTTCCAGGGCGCAGCGCCCAGAGTCACGGCACGCACGTCAGCGGCATCATCGCCGCACGCTGGGGTGAACAGGCGGTCAGCAATCCGAAATGGAGCCGCAGTGGTGTGGTCGGGGCCAGCTACCGCGCTCCGGTGTCGGTGCTGCCGGTGCGCGTGATTGACGCCAAAGGCGGCGCTGAGGTCAGTGATGTGGCGGCGGGCATTCGCTACGCGGCGGGACAGTCCGTGACGCTCGGTGACCAGACCTACCGCCTGGCGGCTCCCGCGCAAGTCATCAACCTCAGCCTGGGCGGGCCCATCGGTATCAAAGAGGCCCAGCCCATGTGTGACGCCATTGCCGAGGCCCGCGCTGCCGGGGTGGTCGTGGTGGCGGCCTCAGGCAACTACTACAACGATGTCACCGTGTACCCTGCGGCCTGTGCCGGGGCCATTGGAGTGGGCAGCGTGACCCTTTCGGGAGCGTCAGTGCCACGTCACTCCGAGTTTTCCAACCGCTTTGCCGAGGTGGCCCTGAGTGCCCCTGGCGGCACAGGGCTAGGCACCACCTTTAATGGGGGGACCCTCAACGGTCAGCCGGCCCCGGACCAGATTTTCTCGACCGACTGGGATTATGCGGTCAATGAGCCCCGCTACACTTTCCAGGCCGGCACCTCGCAGGCAGCGCCGCAGGTCAGCGCGCTGGCGGCCTTGTTGCTCTCCAAGGGCGTGACCACTGGCCCCGCCGATACCGAGCAGCGCATGTTCGGTACCGCCACCGATCTGGGGGCCAAAGGCCGCGACCATTTCTTCGGCTACGGCATGATCAATCCCGCAGCTGCCCTGAAGGCTCCGGCGGTCAGCAGCGGCTTCGGCTTCTCTTTGCAGGCGGACGATGGCCGTGCCTACCAGCCTGCGCTGAATGCCGAGGGCCGCTTCACGGCCTATCTGGGCAGCGGAAATTACACGGTACGGGCGGGCCGCGACCGCAATGGCAATGCTCTTCCTGGCGAGGCAGGCGAAACCCCAGTACAGGCCTCGGCCACCTTGAGTGAACAGAAACCTGAAGTGACGTTGCCCACCTTGCAGGTTCCCTGA
- a CDS encoding serine/threonine-protein kinase, whose amino-acid sequence MPLAGRQVSGGIRLVRPVGSGSHSVAYLAVTPLGQPCTVKVFRPHMLEHAQRELRVGRQFRHPRLSQVGALTQLDDAPALIMSWVPGETLFTRYKKRPALRCEAGAYLTSLCDVLEALDYIHGIGVLHRDIKPDNILVQDSGHATLVDYDLSGPVDEPLGGQIGTPAFQSPEARAGRDLGTASDLYGIGLLLHWGLWGELPEPEIPPQVRSEAPPPPFQAEALELVRHLLDPDIADRPTSAAEVRSELLRWRAELPH is encoded by the coding sequence ATGCCACTTGCAGGCAGACAGGTCAGCGGCGGAATACGGCTGGTGCGCCCGGTGGGCAGTGGGTCCCATTCGGTAGCCTATCTGGCCGTCACGCCCCTGGGTCAGCCCTGCACGGTTAAGGTATTCCGGCCCCATATGCTGGAACATGCCCAGCGGGAGCTGCGGGTTGGGCGGCAATTTCGTCATCCCCGTTTGTCGCAGGTGGGAGCACTGACCCAGCTGGATGACGCACCAGCCCTGATCATGAGCTGGGTGCCGGGCGAGACGCTGTTTACGCGTTATAAGAAGCGTCCTGCACTGCGCTGTGAGGCAGGTGCCTATCTGACCAGTCTGTGCGATGTGCTGGAAGCCCTGGACTACATTCACGGTATAGGTGTGCTGCACCGCGACATCAAGCCCGACAATATTCTGGTGCAGGACTCAGGGCACGCGACTTTGGTGGACTATGACCTGTCTGGCCCAGTAGACGAGCCGCTGGGGGGACAGATCGGCACGCCTGCTTTTCAGAGTCCCGAAGCGCGTGCTGGCCGGGACCTGGGCACCGCCAGCGACCTGTACGGTATCGGGTTGTTGCTGCACTGGGGACTGTGGGGAGAGCTGCCTGAGCCGGAGATTCCCCCACAGGTCCGCAGCGAGGCGCCGCCCCCGCCGTTTCAAGCCGAGGCTCTGGAGCTGGTCCGGCACCTGCTGGACCCGGACATCGCAGATCGTCCTACCAGTGCAGCAGAAGTCCGATCTGAACTTCTGCGCTGGCGGGCCGAACTGCCCCACTGA
- a CDS encoding ABC transporter ATP-binding protein → MKSGHSPSVPLPPDHVTASPPPALRAVEVSHAFGDRTVLRGVSLSAAPGEVVAVTGPSGSGKSTLLHLLGGLDTPGQGEIWWGEQRVDTLDTQLRAGWRAQLLGFVFQHHYLLEDLSVAENLQVPLLLAGQAQDSPERVSELLDAVGLGGRASESTGALSGGERQRVAIARALATRPRALLADEPTGSLDQANSRLAAGLLFSLARQQGTGVLLVTHDEALAAQADRCLHLVDGVLSA, encoded by the coding sequence ATGAAGTCCGGCCATTCCCCGTCCGTCCCATTGCCCCCCGACCATGTCACTGCTTCCCCCCCGCCTGCACTGCGGGCAGTGGAGGTGTCACATGCTTTCGGGGACCGGACTGTGCTGCGTGGCGTCTCGCTGAGTGCTGCGCCCGGCGAGGTGGTGGCTGTGACGGGGCCGTCGGGCAGCGGCAAATCGACCCTGCTGCATCTGCTGGGTGGGCTGGATACCCCAGGTCAGGGTGAAATCTGGTGGGGTGAGCAACGGGTAGATACGCTGGACACCCAGTTACGGGCAGGCTGGCGGGCGCAGCTGCTGGGGTTCGTGTTTCAGCACCATTATCTGCTGGAAGACCTCAGCGTGGCTGAGAACTTGCAAGTGCCGCTGCTGCTGGCGGGGCAGGCCCAGGACTCACCAGAGCGGGTGTCCGAGCTGCTGGACGCGGTGGGACTGGGCGGACGCGCCAGCGAATCCACCGGGGCCCTGAGCGGTGGAGAGCGGCAGCGGGTGGCGATTGCCCGTGCCCTGGCCACTCGGCCCCGCGCCCTGCTGGCCGACGAACCCACCGGCAGTCTGGACCAGGCCAACTCACGCCTGGCAGCGGGGCTGCTGTTCAGCTTGGCGCGGCAGCAGGGGACAGGTGTGCTGCTGGTCACCCACGACGAAGCGCTGGCAGCCCAGGCAGACCGCTGCCTTCATCTGGTGGACGGAGTGTTGAGCGCGTGA
- a CDS encoding AzlD domain-containing protein — MSGLLTIGLMWLVTYLPRLLGLHLGHLRLPPFWQAFLAYIPVSVFAALTLPDVLGSSEWPQRLVGCAAGGLIIWRTRQLAAGILGGFAVYWAVRVLLGDSLLHFPGS, encoded by the coding sequence GTGAGTGGGTTGCTGACCATCGGATTGATGTGGCTGGTGACCTACCTGCCACGCTTGCTGGGGCTGCACCTCGGCCACTTGCGACTCCCTCCCTTCTGGCAGGCTTTTCTGGCCTATATCCCGGTCAGTGTCTTTGCTGCGCTGACCCTGCCAGACGTACTGGGTAGTTCAGAGTGGCCCCAGCGCCTGGTGGGGTGCGCAGCGGGCGGGCTGATCATCTGGCGAACCCGTCAGCTGGCTGCCGGCATCCTGGGTGGTTTTGCGGTGTACTGGGCGGTTCGGGTGCTGCTGGGGGATAGCCTGCTGCATTTCCCTGGCTCCTGA
- a CDS encoding glucodextranase DOMON-like domain-containing protein, with amino-acid sequence MRGGFVPASVVLALSLWLPAAQAQRSQAAEPLLTVTDPAGDAQGDGNLQLPTQPAIPAEALDLRSFEVWPREGGGLTFRVGFGTLENPWNAPGGFSAQTLDIFVKTQSGGQTGLADLNMRTAGGGWQYHLRVTGFGSHWTHASEEPLTGLDTAEETSGEAERPANLPAAPRVRTEGGNTLVIETDLGAGQYAYWVTSSVYSPFSRGGVLVPGGSGTFALTSPSGDGSGPVPVDLLMEEASPQPFNLGVADPVGELRDFRPGLLWGLGLLGLATGVGAGAALWRTPREQVQRSGPN; translated from the coding sequence GTGAGAGGTGGCTTCGTACCTGCCAGCGTAGTGCTGGCACTCAGCCTGTGGCTTCCGGCGGCCCAGGCTCAGCGCTCTCAGGCGGCTGAGCCGCTCCTGACCGTGACCGATCCGGCGGGCGACGCGCAGGGTGACGGGAATTTACAGCTGCCTACGCAGCCCGCCATCCCGGCTGAGGCGCTGGATTTGCGTTCCTTCGAAGTCTGGCCGCGTGAGGGTGGTGGACTGACTTTCCGGGTGGGCTTTGGCACGCTCGAAAATCCCTGGAATGCGCCAGGCGGCTTTTCAGCGCAGACCCTGGACATCTTCGTCAAAACTCAGAGCGGGGGACAGACCGGATTGGCCGACCTAAACATGCGTACGGCAGGCGGGGGCTGGCAGTATCACCTACGCGTGACCGGCTTTGGCAGTCACTGGACACATGCTTCCGAGGAGCCACTCACTGGACTGGACACCGCAGAGGAGACAAGTGGCGAAGCCGAGCGGCCCGCCAACTTGCCGGCTGCTCCGCGGGTACGCACTGAGGGCGGGAATACCCTGGTCATCGAAACGGACTTGGGGGCGGGGCAGTATGCCTACTGGGTGACCAGTTCAGTGTATTCACCCTTTTCGCGTGGTGGGGTGTTGGTGCCGGGCGGCAGCGGCACTTTTGCACTGACTTCGCCTTCGGGAGATGGGTCGGGCCCAGTCCCAGTGGATCTGCTGATGGAAGAAGCGTCTCCGCAACCGTTCAATCTGGGCGTGGCCGATCCGGTGGGAGAGTTGCGGGATTTCCGGCCTGGACTCTTATGGGGTCTGGGTCTGCTAGGTCTGGCGACTGGGGTGGGGGCAGGCGCGGCGCTCTGGCGTACGCCCCGTGAACAGGTGCAGCGGTCCGGGCCGAACTGA
- a CDS encoding LCP family protein: MRLRLTLPGLLLAALLALLAPAAPALARYGAVPLPADRPLNILLAGVTPKYPPSAVWPYPAAPEDFSGITDTIMLVQIRPGGEVQLLSIPRDSWVEIPGVGMSKINASNPKGGPELLTQTVSNLTGLPVDGYALLSLHAARSLTDAAGGVSVDVEKAMKYDDNAGNLHIDLQPGWQRLNGEQAEGYLRFRKDNLSDIGRIGRQQKFLTAFVDQLQSPLNWWRWPVVVGALNANSKSDLTRREVGAVLAAAMGGPTLNTHMVPGNFGSGGTWAVDQAALQQLIQTEFAGSGTANAADNGSAPAASVLNTNLAVTILNVGAPSGSAGRLAEQLRAAGLSNVTTGNGDGPGNVTTFQGEGAQQLQSQLGFGEVLAGAAPAGTDLLIRLGADLPPF, translated from the coding sequence GTGCGTCTCCGTTTGACCCTTCCTGGCCTGCTGCTGGCCGCCCTGTTGGCCCTGCTCGCTCCCGCCGCTCCTGCCCTGGCCCGCTACGGCGCTGTGCCTCTGCCCGCTGACCGTCCGCTGAATATCCTGCTGGCGGGCGTCACGCCGAAATATCCGCCGAGTGCCGTGTGGCCTTACCCAGCAGCACCTGAAGACTTCAGCGGTATCACCGACACCATCATGCTGGTGCAGATCCGGCCTGGCGGCGAGGTGCAGTTGCTCTCTATCCCACGTGACTCGTGGGTGGAGATTCCCGGTGTGGGCATGAGCAAGATCAACGCCAGCAACCCCAAAGGCGGCCCCGAATTACTGACCCAGACGGTGAGCAACCTCACCGGTTTGCCGGTGGACGGCTATGCCCTGCTCTCGCTGCACGCGGCCCGCTCACTGACGGACGCGGCTGGAGGCGTGAGCGTAGATGTCGAAAAGGCCATGAAGTACGACGACAACGCCGGCAACCTCCATATTGACCTCCAGCCCGGTTGGCAGCGCCTGAACGGAGAGCAGGCCGAAGGCTACCTGCGCTTTCGCAAGGACAACCTCAGCGACATTGGCCGGATCGGACGGCAGCAGAAGTTCCTGACGGCCTTTGTAGACCAGCTGCAATCCCCGCTGAACTGGTGGCGCTGGCCGGTGGTGGTGGGTGCCCTGAATGCCAATTCCAAATCGGACCTGACCCGCCGCGAGGTCGGCGCGGTCCTGGCTGCGGCAATGGGTGGCCCCACACTCAACACCCATATGGTGCCGGGCAACTTCGGGTCGGGTGGCACCTGGGCTGTGGACCAGGCTGCCTTGCAGCAACTGATCCAGACCGAATTTGCTGGTTCGGGAACTGCGAACGCCGCCGACAACGGTTCAGCACCAGCCGCCAGTGTCCTGAACACCAATCTAGCCGTGACCATCCTGAATGTCGGCGCACCCTCAGGCAGTGCGGGCCGCCTGGCCGAACAACTGCGCGCCGCTGGCCTGAGCAACGTCACCACCGGCAACGGCGATGGCCCCGGCAACGTCACCACCTTTCAGGGCGAAGGCGCGCAGCAACTGCAGAGTCAACTGGGCTTCGGTGAGGTGCTGGCTGGGGCTGCCCCAGCAGGGACCGACCTGCTGATCCGCCTGGGTGCCGACCTTCCTCCTTTTTAA